In the Salvia miltiorrhiza cultivar Shanhuang (shh) chromosome 8, IMPLAD_Smil_shh, whole genome shotgun sequence genome, TTCaagcatatttttttttcctgtttttataattttctaaatacaaattatacaatatacaatatcatcaAATACTATATAAACAATTAATTATTGTACTAAAATTATCATCCGAAGATATTAAATTATGTCAAGTACAATAGTTCTATCTAGAGTCAAAATagaacaaaaataacaaaaaaatatataatcacaGCGTGATCTTTTGAAATTCTTCAAGCCATGCACTCAGCAAATGTATAATCAATCCTTATTATTTCTCATCCTCTGCTACTTGTGGTAAAGCTTCCTCAGCCTTCATCTTCTCAGGAACAAAATCTAAGAGCATGAAAAACGTCAAtgcgaattttttttaagaaagaatgaactacacatatatatatcctTGTAGACTATATTTCACATGATTGTAAGCATCTATATATAAACATCCATCAGTTATTTAGGCCCAAGCACTGAAAACCCACAGATAACTCATCCATCTAGCCTCCTCCAATCATATTAGTTTATTGCTCAGTGTTACCTATATATAACAGACACTACCAACCACAAAAATATTCTAAGCATAGTAACCTAGCTTATAAATTACTATAAGCTTCCTGCAGAACCATGGGAAATCACACTAAACTCTCCTATTATAGGTTCTTCTTTAagtaattaaatcaataaaatcaattaaatttGAAAGGACTAGAGAAATATGAAGATCATCACAAGTTTACCTAATTTTTCAATGCGAAAAAGCATAAAGAAACTGAGCTTAGCAGATGATAAAACTATAGCTTCATCCAAGTGACAGTAAGAAACTACAAGCTTGTGTGCCACAGATTTTTTTTCCCTAATATAAACTATATTAAGCTTATGATGCGCTTCcttctaatctcattcaaacgaCAACTTCTATTTAAATCATTATTTCGCCTCAAATTTTGAACGAAAGTAAAGCTAATAtgaagacaataactttttCTTTCCAGAAGTAACCTCACAGATCAACTCAATGTTGGTTTAAAACAATTACTCCTACTGTTTTTTTCGTCGTATGTATAATGCTGCTTATTTATGTCTTACCTGTAACCCCATTCATTGTCATACCACGAAACGACCCTGACAAAGTTCCCGTTAAGAGCGATTCCAGCCTTAGCGTCGAAAATGCTCGACCTACCATCCAATAACCAAGTAACACATGTGTAAATAATCATACAATTGTTATACTGATTCTTGAGTTGAGGAAGGAATGCATACCTGGAGTCACCGATAAAGTCGGTAGACACAACATCATCTTCTGTGTAACCAGGATCCCCTTCAAGTTAGTTTCGGATTCCTCCCTGTATAGTAAGGAAAAGGAGAGACACAAGAGATGATGAGGCTGCCTTCACAATATGAAACAATGTTGACAAGACACTAAAGATTTATTACTAGATTGCAGCTTTAATTTCATCATAAGAAGCTGCCTTTGCGAGCCTTGCAGTAAGATCAACGACTGAAACATCAACAGTTGGAACACGGAAAGCCATCCCAGTAAGCTTTCCATTTAGGGCAGGAAGCACCTTTCCAACAGCCTGTAAAACCAATCACCCCATCATTGATTGATCGTATCGTAAAAGCTATTATACACAGCAGGGATGTGTGCAGTTGTTGCGAACTAATCATTAATCCTAGAAATTGTTATAAAGACACTCAAATATCAAATACAAGAACCTATAAGTTAAAAGGGTTTAGAAGTTCACTGAGCTTCACTAAATTTCTCGTGAGCTATAATTTAGCTAGTAGCATGTTGACCAGAAAAGCATTTGAATTTCAGAGCATATCTTTAACATATATCTTATAGTTCAATATACTGAACTAATTGTTGGAAATGTATTTCTAAAGTAATGCTCATTAAACAGATTTAGAAAGTCAAGAAATATGGTAAAACATGATCCTACTTCATAACTTGAGAGTGCATCTCATGCTACCTTTGCAGCTCCAGTGCTGCTGGGGATAATGTTGAATGAAGCAGCTCTTCCACCTCTCCAGTCCTTCATTGAAGGCCCATCAACAGTCTTCTGGGTAGCTGAATTACATTAAAACAACATCGCCCATAATTTTACACTCATGTTAAAAAGTTTTTAAGTAGGGCAAAAGAACTCGACTAGTTGGTAAAGCTTACCAGTGATAGAGTGGACAGTAGTCATCAACCCCTCAACAATACCGAACCTGTCGTTTATGACCTGCAATATTAGAAATCATTAGATTATTTTCCTGTCTTCGATGCGatctatttaaaatttactGCAGCGGCACTTCCTCATAGTTCTCTGCatccgcggcggcggcggcacatGTGCATTTTCTCAACCATAAAAAGATCAATAGGCTCTTCAGGCTTGCGGATGCAGAGAACCTGCAACATCATGAGTAATCGCAACTGAGGATTTCATCATGTGCTCCTTGCTATCATCGAATCTCTGAAAAATAGAGATTTAATACATTAACTATAATAAAGAACTGGAGCAGAGTAACCTCCAAAATTTTGCACTTCCTTCTTCTATACATCCATCAACTGATCGATACAACCCTAGAAACGAGATGAGAAGATTTTGTTTCATTTTGAGATCAGGATACCATAATCAAGTTTCCAGAAGGAATGGCCTTCGAAGATCAACCAACTGCCCCTTTCCTATCATCTACAGACTAGATAAACACAAACATATCTGTTAtcagcacaaaaaaaaaaaaaaaaaagagaactgGTTGAGCAGCAGAAGCGGAAAACCTAACCTTAATTTCACAACTGTTAAATGCTACATAGTTCATACGAGAAGTAAGGTTAAGTCAAATCCCAAAATCAGTCAGACCACACTGGTGCAACCCATGAGGCTAATAAATCACAATATCAAGATAAAATAGGCAAATAAAATCTTATTAAATGCCTGCATACACACTGACCTGGAAGAGTAAAAATGTTAAAGCAACAAGGTAAATGCAGATTTAGGAAAACtttcataaattcaaataaacTAGACGAATTTAGTTCAAATAAACTAGACGAATTCGGTTCAAATAAACTGGACGAATTTAGATGACAACAAACCCTAGACACTAATTTTTAGATGCCAATATATGTAAATCGAGAGATTGAGGAAAATTTTACCAGAGAGAATCGGAGAAATCGGACACTAATTTAGCTCCGGCTGGCGAGGCCGGCTCGCGGTGGCCGTCTGAACTCTGGGGGAGGCAGGGGCGCGGCTGGACCCTGGGGCGACTGGAAAGGCCAGGCAGGGGCTCAGCCCTATGCGCGACTGCGCGGTGCAGTCTCTGCAAGGAGGGGTGGCAGGGGGCGCACGGCTGAAGCGAGGGCGGCGCGCGGTGGCAGGTAGAAGGGACGGAGCCGGCGAAGGCAGAcgccgggggggggggggggggggggcgggGGGGGGCAAATTGAGTCCAAGGAAGAAGATGATTTGGTGATTTGGGCGGGAGGGTTATATTTAGTTTTTAGaagaataattttgtttttaaaaaaaataaaaaaaataaaaaaaaaaaatcatagatAACAGTAGGGAATAACGGTTACAACTACCGTTATAAATTACGCTCAAACATAACAGTATTCTTAACGCTGAAACAATCGTTGTTGAATCCatgctcatacataacgatTGGGTTAACGGTTCAGTAGCACTGTTATATATATCATAAATAGATAACGCTATTACGTAACACTTAATTTGATACTGTTATAAATACATTTAGATAACAGTACATACATAACAGAGATCcataaaaccgttatgtatattcaaaagtgcgctcatacataacggtttttgaccaaaaccgttatgtatgaaccgttatccttattttgatttttagtaGTGAACAGAGTTCCATAGTCAtacgtgcgatgcacgatacacgataattattatcgtaataattaaaataaaaaatacaaatatataattaaattaaaaaataaaagaaaattaaatatattaaatgagattatatattagggtaaatatcatattaaaccttgaactatttccattttatcaaaaataccctgaaagttttaaaatgctctctaaaccctcaaagtattaaagttttatcaaatatatcccgcatttatttttcggtcaccataAATATGACGTGGCTCGTCGGATGACAccgtgtaatttaaattttattttttttaatccatgtcatttttttaaatccatGTCATCCACTCAGTCTCTCTCTCAACGGTTCCTCTCCTCCTCTctaccgtctctctctctctttgttctTAGTAATATCCTTCTTccacaaacacacacatacacacgcAGTCAAACACAACAACATACACACACACTTGCCGACACAGACTGGCGGCAGCGCCTCCTCACTCCCCGGTGAAGGTTGCCGCCTCTCCGGCCACCCACGACTCTCACCTCTCACCCTTTATCTATCTCCATCTTCCCTTTTTCACCCTACACACGCACAGCCACCGCCTTCTCAAACGTCCGGCTGACAACAGCGGCTGGCCGCCGCTGTTGCCTCGCCCTCAATTCTCGGCGACTGCAGCGGCCGGCGAGCCCTAATTTCAGTCGTCGCCGCTTGTATATCAAGCAGCAGCGCCGCCTGAAACCCTAGGCCCCAAATTGTGGCCACGATTCTCTCCCTCGACTCTACCTCCTTTGACTTCCGGCGAGCAGCAGCGAACCCCTGCCGTCGTCTGCAACCTTTCGGAGACCGACGGGCACGGCGACTCAGCGTGCTGCAGCGCCTCCGACGATGAGAGCGAGTTCGACTGGGAGTCGAGATCGTCGACCGAGGTCTCGGCGCCAGTGGACGCATGGGCAAAGCGGGCATCGGCGACCTGGATCTCGATCTTGGGCGGATTGTTGGGGAAATTGAACTTGGCGTTGCCCAGATCTCCGCCGAAGGCACGCGCCGCCTTCTCCGCCATGGTCAATCGGCGGCGGCGACCTGGATCTCGGCAGTAGAGGGCGGCGGCGACCTGGATCTCGGCAGTAGTTGGGAGAAATGGTGGCTTCTGATTTTGTGATTTTCAGTTGGACCTTTGATTGGATGTGTTTGATTGCAGTGGAATTTTGAAGgtaagaagagagagagagctttgGACAGGGAGAGACAGAGACGGTAGAGAAAGGGGGAGAAAACGCAGAGAGTGAGATGGAGAGCAGGATGACATGgcttaaaaaatagaatataaaatgacatggattaaaaaaaatagaatttaaattacacggtgtcatccggcgagccacgtcatatttctggtgatcgaaaaataaatgcgggatatatttgataaaactttaatactttgagggtttagagagcattttaaaactttcagggtatttttgataaaatggaaatagttcaaggtttaatatgatatttaccctatatattaatataatatttcttaaagaaaattataaaattacttaataaaaataagtaCATAATGCCCTATTAAtagttttttatataaaataaatagaaaaatacttcctctgtcccatTTATAATGGGATTTTActgttcggcacggagattaagaagagtagaattaagggaattagatgtgtagtgttattttaattaaaacacacacagtcacacacactccctctctctctgcctcACCGGTAcacggcggcgacggcggctcctcTCCGTCCCCCCcgtcctctctctcccttccctcTCTCCATGGCAGAaaccaaacaaaaattaaaaattcttcccaaaattgaagaaattgcaGAAACCAAATCGAAGAAACCAAACAAATTTTTCAGAAACCAAACAAATTTTTCAGAAACTAGATCGAAATTAATTCCAAACAAGTTTCGAAATTAAATCCCCAAATCGGAGCCCTATATtcccaaatccacaaatcggaGCCCTAGAAAAGGGCGGCGCGCTGGAGGAAGGAGAAGATGGACGGCGGACGTGGACGACGTGGAAGGACGACGCGAGATGAAGGAGAAGATGAACGGCGCGCTggaggaaggagaagatgaACGGCACGCCTCTTCTTCTTGTCGGCGGCGACGCGAGTGCGACCTTGTGGTGGGGGGCGCGGTGGCGGTGGAGGCGACGGACGATGGTGTttgaagagagaagggaggtAGGCGGCGACTGGTAggggggaggagagagagaaagagagagagagagaatagagttAGGCGGTGGAGTATGATTTATTTAAGGGTAATTAGGGAGTATTTTAATGCTTAATCCACCCCTTATTTTTTCCCAAAAATGAAACGtgtcatgaataatgggacaactcaaaaaggaaagtgtgccatgaataatgggacggagggagtataatttaaaaaatttaaatatttaaattaagaaaaaaaggaaaagaataaaaatgtttaaaataagatttaaaatttcaaggaaaatattgtaatttaaaaatacaaattatctAATATAAGTATCATAACTTgttcattttccattttttacatgtcatatatcaaaataacatattttatttaaaatacaattaaataaaaatgaaaaaatgtgcTCCTTCTATCCTCTCTCTCGCCTTTGTCGGAACTTTTCAGTAACTTAGATTTTCTTTATCACTTTCGTTAGAACATTTCCCACAATTAGTCAATTCGAGCCAGTTATTGAAGTATAAAGTATTCTCTGAGATTCATCTATCCACATCAGGTTTCAAAATTCACTACATTGGTCGAGACAAACAAGAAACCTGCAAAGATCCTGttaaaatgtaaaagaaaaaaagaaaagaaaagaaaaactaatAAGTGCAGATTGTTAGAATTACTAGTTGTTATTTTGCTTAGATTAGTTGCTAGTTAGTTTATTAAAGAGTATATACATCACTTCTTGTATTTTGTAATTACTTTTTACACAAAGTAGTCTACAAAAGATTTAtctcaagttttttttttttgaaaccagaTTTATCTCAAGTTTTCAGTTCTCCTTCTCCTTCATCGTCTATGATATCTCTTTATATTGTTTCAATATTTTCAACAGATCCCTTTGCTATAAGAGACGAAAGTAAGATTTGGAGATCCATTTCCCCGTTTAGATTTCACTGTTGCTTCAACTTGGGATGAATTGAATAAATTGTTAGGTTTTGTATTAAGAATTTCTGAAAAGATTTTAGTGGCATTTCAGATCATTTTATCCAAGCATTTCTTGAAATAATATGAGATGCCTGTATTGAACATTCATTGCCTAATCGTATTTTTAGACATCAATGATTTGGTTTTTCTAAGCCGGACTCAAGCAAATTCAGTAGAAATGCCCATCAAATTTTCAAATCTTGTCATCAGATATTAGTACAAAATGAATTTATATTAAGCAACTAATTGAAATGATGAGGTAATTACGAGCTCAACAATTTTGCTCCTCAAATTCTATTCCGGTTGAAAAATACCTCATATTAGATGTGCAGGTTCTTGGTTATTTACTTCTCAAGTGACGTTGGAGTCAATGGAAGACGGTATCATGGCTTATGGGTCTCGTGGTTGCATTCTGCAGCAACCTTCCCGGAGCTGCGTCCTAACCTCCCAAACGAGCTCAGCGACGACAAACTCTTGAAGCTGCTGCTCCCTTCACCAAGATTAACTGATATTCTTGTTCTTGGCTTTGCAGTAGTAGGCTCCAACTCGATTTTGGTGTCGATTTTGGTCTTGGCGACAGCTAGTCGAGTGATGCTGCTTCGGCAGAAGGGGCAGACAGGAATCTTGGAAGAGGAATTAGGTTTGCTGTGACAGCAGAGGGCTAGAACACAATGGGCACACATCTCATGACTGCAGTTTTGCACCTCAATTGTACACACCTGCTCGAAGCAAATGCAGCATAGCTCCGCATCTCCACCCTGCATTGTATGTCAAACACCCTTCACACTAAAACCATATTGAAATAGCTTCAGAGAAACCTTCTGTATAATAGGCTTTACAAGAACTAAGATATCTATTTAAATGCAATGTGTCTTTTATATAGTTTTGCCGTTTCTCTTATTAATTTTGAGTTTATTTTTTCTCCTGCATACCATACTGGATTAGCATAAGGGTATTTCAACAAGCCATTTATGAAGTTGAGCAAGTACAATGTCAAATTCACTGTAGTGTTTAGTCATCTTATTTACCTCAAATTCATCATCAATTCCTACGGAATCTGGGAGTGGTTGAGCAGTACATGGTGTTTCGGTCAAGATTgccttttctctctttttgttGGCTTCGATCAGGGCTTTCTCCAGCAAGGATTTTGCATCGGGATTGAGCTCACTAATGAACTTCAATGGTGATGGCCAAGTTAGAGGCTCTGGGGCCAAAGGGTTCAACAAAGCAGCACACGCATCATGTTTGTGCTTCACAGCAACCATATACGGTATTCTCCTGCAGAGACACCATATCATTTAATCGAGCTTTCACTTAGACAGAGGCAGCAGGATATTGATAGAACCAACTGCATGTATCAATTGCACGCACACAATAAAGGCAGCCAAAGGAAAGAATTAGACGAGGTTTCAGTTTAAGATCGAACTACGTGTTCAGTTTAAGCTTCACCCAAACATTCTATCCAAACAGCTCTAGCAACTCTTTGTATAAACATTGATTGCTCTTTAAAGAAATGGATCAAGGTTCACAAAAACATTAATTTGCATTTCATAGTGAAGGATATGCATTCCTCACCCAGAAGAATCTCTTTGAAGTCTATCAGCACCGCGGGCAAGCAATTCCCGAACACAGTCCAATGAGCCTCCGCGAGCAGCCAGATGCAGAGGTGTGCTACCAGGATAGCTGCAATCACATCAGTCACTTATACTGAAACACTCTCAAAGAGCTAGTGAAAATGAGACTAAGTGATACCTATATCCACCAGTGGAAGCACAAACCAGCGCCCCGCTGCTTAATAGAATGTGAACGCATTCTGAGCGCCTTTGCCGGGAAGCTAAGTGCAACGGGGTTGCACCACTGCCATCTCTTATATTAACAAATCTTGAAAATCCCCTGACCCACAAAGCAATCCAAAGAATAAACTGataaaacaaacacacacacaaaaaagtTGGAATTCAAGACAAAATCCGTGAAAAATAGAGAGTTACCAAGATTGAGCAACAGGGGTAGAATTGCCAGCGGAAAGGATCAATTGGAGGCAATCTGAGTGACCATAATAAGCTGCATAATGCAAACAGGTTCTCCCACATAATGTATCAAACAACAAAACCTGCAAATAACACCACCAAAATAAATGCATCTTTTCAAacacaaaaaatcaaaaatgaaaaaagaaatgaaaagttGTCGTACATTAGCTCCTGCTTGAATAAGCCTTTCCACGCACGAGGACTTGCCATGAATTGCAGCTAACATCAATGGAGTCTAAGCAAATAACAACACACAAACAACAATTTCCATATTTAGTAAACAGAAGAGAACACTGAATTCGAAtcaaacttaattaattaaaataacgaTGGCCGAAAAAATGACCAAAAAACAGAACTCGTAAGAAAACGATCGACAATTATATGAGACCTGTTTGTGCCGATTCAAGATATCTGGATTCCCAAACCGATCTAAAAGAACAGAGAGTACCTAACAGAAAAACGCAAAATTCAGACAAATCAAACAACTCTCTGGTCTCGAAACACAATCGAGAAAGCATGGCGACGTCAATCAAGCAACAAAAGTGAGAGAGACGAAAGAAGCGCACCTCCACCCGCCCGTTCGCAGCTGCCACGTGGAGCGCGGAGAGGCGTCCGTGAACGGTTTTGAGCGTCAACAAATTTGGGTCTTGGGCGGCAAGCGCTTGGACGGTGTCGACCTCTCCGTTTTGAACTGCGTTGAACAGCTCAGTGTCTTCGAGCTCACTGCAGCTGAGGCCCTGCCCCATTTTCCGAGACTCGCATTCACGATCGGCCACCCACCACGGCGGAGGAAGGGCGGCGTGGTGGTGGCGCTGCTGTTGGGAGTGAATGTGTGATGATAGTGGAACGGAGGGGACACAAGCGATGAAAAGTAGGAAAGGTATTGGAGTTTGGGCTGCCCGCAGGATTCCGGGCACCAACTTTCTGCGTTTTCGGGCAGattgcggatttaatttagggCACCTCGAAAAATTATACGGACTTTCCGGATTAAAGccaatcaaattaaaatattcgATTTTTGACCTAATGCTGGAATCTCGATTTTTATTAACTGAAAAATCGATCACGCTCTTCTTCtcattcaaaatttcaaagttgTGATGATTAGATATTATATCATTATCACCGAATTAAGTTTAAATATTCGTAATGTGTAAATAGTGTCTCTACATATCCGGATTTTCCAGATTCAAATGGTATACTAATGCACCTTTGATTTGTTAACACCGGAGTCAAAATTTAGAATTTCcacttttattaaattattataataaaaaaatattcatttttataaaattattgtgtttatgcttaaattgattaaattatttttaatgtcTCAATCAATGTAGAAATAGGTCAATCAATGTAGAAATAGGTTACCGCCCGAAGGTTGCGGCAACCTACTTTTTCAGCCGACGACTTACTGTTTTTTGTAgcaaattaaaaatttcaatcAAAAAAATAGCTTGTCGGTCGAAAAAGGAGGTTGCCGTCCGGGCGGCAACCTACTTTGCCGACAtcatataattttttcttacacttttcttacataAAAAAAGTGGGCAAACCCATCAAATCCAATGCCAATTTCGACTCTTCAGTTTAATTTGAGCATAGGATCAAGTTTTTATAAAAGAGGGTATTTTTAATTAGAAGTTATAAATATGAACATTTTTACCCATTAACAGAAATGCACAAT is a window encoding:
- the LOC130997573 gene encoding putative E3 ubiquitin-protein ligase XBAT31, which codes for MGQGLSCSELEDTELFNAVQNGEVDTVQALAAQDPNLLTLKTVHGRLSALHVAAANGRVEVLSVLLDRFGNPDILNRHKQTPLMLAAIHGKSSCVERLIQAGANVLLFDTLCGRTCLHYAAYYGHSDCLQLILSAGNSTPVAQSWGFSRFVNIRDGSGATPLHLASRQRRSECVHILLSSGALVCASTGGYSYPGSTPLHLAARGGSLDCVRELLARGADRLQRDSSGRIPYMVAVKHKHDACAALLNPLAPEPLTWPSPLKFISELNPDAKSLLEKALIEANKKREKAILTETPCTAQPLPDSVGIDDEFEGGDAELCCICFEQVCTIEVQNCSHEMCAHCVLALCCHSKPNSSSKIPVCPFCRSSITRLAVAKTKIDTKIELEPTTAKPRTRISVNLGEGSSSFKSLSSLSSFGRLGRSSGKVAAECNHETHKP